In Mycobacterium sp. JS623, one genomic interval encodes:
- a CDS encoding 4-hydroxy-3-methylbut-2-enyl diphosphate reductase has protein sequence MPPTINMGIPGASSSATGGVTGKRVLLAEPRGYCAGVDRAVETVERALEKHGAPVYVRHEIVHNRHVVDTLAKAGAVFVDETDEVPEGAIVVFSAHGVAPTVHETAAARELKVIDATCPLVTKVHNEAKRFARDDYDILLIGHEGHEEVIGTAGEAPDHVQLVDGPDAVDDVTVRDENKVIWLSQTTLSVDETMETVRRLREKFPTLQDPPSDDICYATQNRQVAVKAMAPECQLVIVVGSRNSSNSVRLVEVALGAGSDAAHLVDYADDIDPAWLEGVTTVGVTSGASVPEVLVRGVLERLADYDYDIVQPVTTANETLVFALPREIRPARA, from the coding sequence ATGCCGCCGACGATAAACATGGGGATTCCGGGTGCCTCCAGCTCGGCGACAGGCGGTGTCACCGGTAAGCGGGTGCTACTGGCCGAGCCGCGCGGGTACTGCGCAGGGGTGGATCGTGCCGTGGAAACCGTGGAGCGCGCGCTGGAGAAGCACGGCGCCCCGGTCTATGTGCGGCACGAGATCGTGCACAACCGCCACGTGGTCGACACGCTGGCCAAGGCGGGCGCGGTGTTCGTCGACGAAACCGACGAGGTGCCCGAGGGTGCGATCGTGGTGTTCTCCGCCCACGGCGTGGCGCCCACCGTGCACGAGACCGCAGCCGCCCGCGAGCTGAAGGTCATCGACGCCACCTGCCCGCTGGTCACCAAGGTGCACAACGAGGCCAAGCGGTTCGCCCGCGACGACTACGACATCCTGCTCATCGGCCACGAGGGTCACGAGGAGGTCATCGGCACCGCAGGCGAAGCGCCCGACCACGTCCAACTGGTCGACGGCCCCGACGCGGTCGACGACGTGACTGTCCGTGACGAGAACAAGGTGATCTGGCTGTCGCAGACCACGCTGTCCGTCGACGAGACCATGGAGACCGTGCGTCGGCTGCGCGAGAAGTTCCCGACGCTGCAGGACCCGCCGAGCGACGACATCTGCTACGCCACGCAGAACCGTCAGGTCGCGGTCAAGGCGATGGCGCCGGAGTGCCAGCTGGTGATCGTGGTCGGCTCGCGCAACTCGTCGAACTCGGTGCGGCTGGTCGAGGTGGCGCTGGGCGCGGGTTCCGACGCCGCCCATCTGGTGGACTACGCCGACGACATCGACCCGGCCTGGCTCGAAGGCGTCACGACAGTCGGCGTCACCTCAGGTGCGTCGGTGCCCGAGGTGTTGGTGCGCGGTGTTCTCGAGCGGCTCGCCGATTACGACTACGACATCGTGCAGCCGGTCACCACCGCGAACGAGACGCTCGTATTCGCGCTGCCCCGGGAGATCCGCCCGGCGCGCGCGTGA
- a CDS encoding 3-beta-hydroxysteroid dehydrogenase: MLSGMGDATLTTELGRVLVTGGSGFVGANLVTELLDRGHHVRSFDRAPSPLAAHPRLEVLEGDICDSATVAAAVDGIDTIIHTAAIIDLMGGASVTEEYRKRSFAVNVEGTKNLVHAAQAAGVKRFVYTASNSVVMGGQRISGGDETLPYTERFNDLYTETKVVAERFVLSQNGVDGLLTCSIRPSGIWGRGDQTMFRKVFENVIAGHTKVLVGNKNIKLDNSYVHNLIHGFILAAQHLVPGGSAPGQAYFINDGEPINMFEFSRPVVEACGQPWPKFWVSGRLVKFLMSVWQWFHFRFGIPKPLLEPLAVERLYLDNYFSIAKAQRDLGYQPLFTTEQAMSECLPYYVDLFHQMKGATPEHVVVTAAPPAG, encoded by the coding sequence ATGCTCTCCGGCATGGGTGATGCAACGTTGACCACCGAACTCGGCCGCGTCCTCGTGACCGGCGGCTCTGGCTTCGTCGGCGCCAACTTGGTGACCGAACTGCTGGACCGCGGACACCACGTCCGCTCATTCGACCGAGCCCCGTCCCCACTCGCCGCGCATCCGCGGCTCGAGGTCCTCGAAGGCGACATCTGCGATTCTGCGACCGTGGCCGCTGCCGTCGACGGTATCGACACGATCATCCATACCGCGGCGATCATCGATCTGATGGGCGGCGCCTCGGTCACCGAGGAGTACCGCAAGCGCAGCTTCGCGGTCAACGTCGAGGGCACAAAGAACCTGGTGCATGCCGCGCAGGCGGCCGGGGTGAAGCGGTTCGTCTACACCGCCTCCAACAGCGTGGTGATGGGCGGTCAGCGCATCTCCGGCGGCGACGAAACGCTGCCCTACACCGAGCGTTTCAACGACCTCTACACCGAGACGAAAGTGGTTGCGGAGCGGTTTGTGTTGTCGCAGAACGGTGTTGACGGATTGTTGACGTGCTCGATCCGGCCAAGTGGCATTTGGGGCCGCGGCGATCAGACGATGTTCCGCAAGGTGTTCGAGAACGTGATCGCCGGCCACACCAAGGTGCTGGTCGGCAACAAGAACATCAAGCTCGATAACTCCTACGTGCACAACCTGATTCACGGCTTCATCCTGGCCGCGCAGCATCTGGTGCCAGGCGGATCCGCGCCAGGGCAGGCCTACTTCATCAACGACGGCGAGCCGATCAACATGTTCGAGTTCTCGCGGCCGGTGGTCGAGGCCTGCGGGCAGCCGTGGCCGAAGTTCTGGGTGTCCGGACGCCTGGTGAAGTTCCTGATGTCGGTGTGGCAATGGTTCCACTTCCGCTTCGGCATTCCCAAGCCCCTGCTGGAACCGCTTGCGGTGGAACGGCTTTACCTCGACAACTACTTCTCGATCGCCAAGGCGCAGCGCGACCTTGGGTATCAGCCGCTGTTCACCACCGAGCAGGCGATGTCGGAGTGTCTGCCGTACTACGTCGACCTGTTCCACCAGATGAAGGGTGCGACGCCGGAGCACGTCGTGGTCACGGCAGCTCCGCCAGCGGGCTGA
- a CDS encoding HAD family hydrolase: MLASWNDGPTRSAIVDFVGGVTTHGGPDYVEPHQRVAVFDNDGTLWCEKPMYIQLDFLVRRFAEQAKADPSLRDKQPYKAAFERNLKWLSDAVTKHYQGDDTDITTLMSAVLTAHEAITVDEHRSRVEAFFAEAKHPTLRRPYTSCGYHPMVELLRYLEASAFTCYIVSGGGRDFMRPITTALYGIPPERVVGSTVGLDYRDGHLYTTSQPEFLDDGPMKPVRLWSRIGRRPILAAGNSNGDIEMLEFTHGLRLLLLHDDADREFDYTAGAEKALEQAGKDDWTVVSMKNDWTTVFGD; the protein is encoded by the coding sequence GTGCTGGCTTCTTGGAACGACGGACCCACGAGGTCGGCGATCGTCGACTTCGTGGGTGGCGTCACCACTCATGGCGGTCCGGATTACGTTGAGCCGCACCAACGCGTCGCGGTCTTCGACAACGACGGCACGCTGTGGTGCGAGAAACCGATGTACATCCAGCTCGACTTTCTTGTCCGGCGATTCGCCGAGCAGGCGAAGGCCGACCCGTCGCTGCGGGACAAGCAACCGTACAAGGCGGCATTCGAGCGCAACCTGAAATGGCTAAGCGACGCCGTCACCAAGCACTACCAGGGCGATGACACGGACATCACGACCCTGATGTCGGCAGTGCTGACCGCGCACGAAGCGATCACCGTAGACGAACACCGCAGTCGCGTGGAGGCCTTCTTCGCCGAGGCCAAACATCCGACGCTCAGGCGGCCCTACACGTCGTGCGGATATCACCCGATGGTCGAGCTGCTGCGCTACCTGGAGGCCAGCGCGTTCACCTGTTACATCGTGTCCGGCGGCGGCCGAGACTTCATGCGCCCGATCACCACTGCGCTGTACGGGATTCCGCCAGAACGCGTGGTCGGCAGCACGGTCGGGCTGGACTACCGCGACGGTCACTTGTACACGACCTCGCAACCGGAGTTCCTCGACGACGGGCCCATGAAGCCGGTGCGACTGTGGAGCCGGATCGGCCGCAGGCCGATCCTGGCCGCGGGGAATTCCAACGGCGACATCGAAATGCTGGAGTTCACCCACGGCCTGCGACTGCTCCTGCTGCACGACGACGCCGATCGCGAATTCGACTACACCGCAGGCGCCGAGAAGGCACTCGAGCAGGCGGGCAAGGACGACTGGACCGTCGTCAGCATGAAGAATGATTGGACGACAGTCTTCGGTGACTAA
- a CDS encoding glutamate ABC transporter substrate-binding protein, with translation MRKRILLALLVFALLVAGCGSSAAPESVSVSLSAPMPSGAAVVTAAPPAGDADCDREASLRPGPLPSPGEMPSGSAMAAIAERGRLIAGVDQNTDFFGSRNPATGQLEGFDIDIAREIARAIFGDPDRIQLRVVNAKERESVLQNGEVDVVVRTYSITCARKKLVDFSAVYYYADQKILSAKGSGIDSAAALAGKRVCAVSGTTSLSKLFQLDSRPQVFSATAWTDCLVMLQQGQVDAISTDDSVLKGLAAQDPTLDVSGESIAKEPYGIGVNANHEDLVRFVNGVLEKIRRDGTWQRLYDRWLGNLGPSPGPPEPRYQG, from the coding sequence ATGAGGAAGCGAATTCTGCTGGCACTGCTCGTCTTTGCGCTGCTGGTTGCCGGGTGTGGGTCGTCGGCAGCGCCGGAATCGGTGTCCGTCTCGCTGTCTGCACCGATGCCCTCCGGTGCGGCTGTCGTCACGGCGGCGCCGCCCGCGGGAGACGCGGATTGCGACCGGGAAGCCAGCCTGCGCCCCGGCCCGCTGCCGTCGCCGGGTGAGATGCCGTCGGGTTCGGCGATGGCAGCAATCGCTGAGCGGGGTCGGCTCATCGCCGGTGTCGACCAGAACACAGACTTCTTCGGCTCCCGCAACCCGGCCACCGGCCAACTGGAGGGCTTCGACATCGACATCGCGCGTGAGATCGCACGCGCCATCTTCGGTGATCCAGACCGTATTCAACTGCGTGTGGTCAATGCCAAGGAACGCGAATCGGTGTTGCAGAACGGCGAGGTGGATGTCGTCGTGCGGACCTACTCGATCACCTGCGCCCGCAAGAAGCTCGTCGACTTCTCCGCGGTGTATTACTACGCCGATCAGAAGATCCTCTCGGCGAAGGGGTCGGGAATCGATTCCGCCGCAGCGCTTGCCGGTAAACGGGTGTGTGCAGTATCGGGGACGACCTCACTGTCGAAACTGTTCCAGCTCGACTCGCGACCACAGGTGTTCAGTGCGACTGCATGGACGGACTGCCTCGTCATGCTGCAGCAGGGGCAAGTCGACGCGATCAGCACCGACGACTCTGTGTTGAAAGGGCTAGCAGCGCAGGACCCGACGCTGGACGTGAGCGGTGAAAGCATCGCCAAGGAGCCATACGGCATCGGAGTCAATGCGAACCATGAGGATCTAGTCCGATTCGTCAACGGTGTGCTCGAAAAGATTCGCCGAGACGGTACGTGGCAGCGCCTGTACGACCGCTGGCTAGGGAATCTCGGGCCGTCGCCAGGCCCTCCAGAACCACGCTATCAGGGCTGA
- a CDS encoding penicillin-binding transpeptidase domain-containing protein: MATFALLLAGCGDDATDRLNTAAHTFADALNKGDAQAAASVTSDSAQASDTLGKLFESLGRNAHFDVSTIDHKDDNATFTLAATWKFGKDGRNQWTYTTTGAASQNGDQWKIQWNPATVAPGLDTGPLSYSTLSPDPAARVLDRTGADLLTQQVVTLVNVSPGADVNAVAALLNPIDGGITAESLQSQLAAANGQPVTAITLRADDLAPVQDALSAVPNVTLAPQARLLTTDKALTSPTLSGLNDLWQAGTDDAAGWAVSAKTATGSQRVGGQDAKPVADIHSTLDIGMSRAAEEALAPIPTPAAMVVIQPSTGDVLAVGQNPAADAQGPIALTGLYPPGSTFKTVTVSAALQAGQVTPSSIVACPGTENIEGRQIPNDDNFDLGQVPLHTAFARSCNTTMGRLAVNLPPDGLTKAAAQLGLGIDYTAPGMTTVTGRVPVADTSALRVEEGIGQGQVTASPFGMALVAAALAHGSVPAPAIVAGQPGKPDHTPDPLPASVVGQVKSMMRETITSGTATQLQDIPDMLGKTGTAEYIDNTHAHGWFVGIDGDLALAVFISDAGSSGPAVDAAGRFLRTLHP, from the coding sequence ATGGCGACGTTCGCACTCCTGCTCGCCGGGTGCGGTGACGACGCCACGGACCGGTTGAACACCGCCGCGCATACGTTCGCCGACGCGCTCAACAAGGGTGACGCGCAGGCTGCCGCCTCCGTCACGTCCGATTCGGCGCAGGCATCCGACACGCTCGGCAAGCTGTTCGAGAGCCTCGGTCGCAACGCCCACTTCGACGTGTCGACCATCGACCACAAGGACGACAACGCGACGTTCACCCTCGCTGCCACTTGGAAATTCGGCAAGGACGGCCGCAACCAATGGACCTACACCACCACCGGAGCCGCGAGCCAGAACGGCGACCAGTGGAAGATCCAGTGGAATCCGGCGACGGTCGCGCCTGGTCTTGACACTGGCCCGCTGTCCTACAGCACGCTGAGCCCCGACCCCGCGGCCAGGGTGCTGGATCGCACGGGTGCGGATCTGCTCACCCAGCAGGTCGTCACGCTCGTCAATGTGTCGCCCGGCGCCGACGTGAACGCCGTTGCGGCACTGCTGAATCCGATTGACGGCGGCATCACCGCGGAATCGCTGCAGTCTCAGCTGGCCGCCGCCAACGGCCAACCCGTCACCGCGATCACCCTGCGCGCCGACGATCTGGCGCCCGTCCAGGATGCGCTGTCAGCGGTGCCGAATGTGACGCTGGCCCCGCAGGCACGACTGCTCACCACCGACAAAGCTCTGACGTCACCGACGCTGTCGGGGCTGAACGACCTGTGGCAAGCCGGCACCGACGACGCCGCGGGATGGGCGGTGAGCGCCAAGACGGCGACCGGCAGTCAGCGTGTCGGCGGGCAAGACGCCAAGCCTGTCGCCGACATCCACAGCACTCTCGACATCGGCATGTCGCGCGCCGCGGAGGAGGCCTTGGCTCCGATCCCCACGCCCGCCGCGATGGTGGTCATCCAGCCCTCGACGGGCGACGTGCTGGCCGTTGGCCAGAACCCGGCCGCCGACGCGCAGGGCCCGATCGCGCTGACCGGCCTGTATCCGCCGGGCTCGACGTTCAAGACGGTCACGGTGTCGGCCGCGCTGCAGGCCGGCCAGGTGACGCCCAGCAGCATCGTCGCCTGCCCGGGCACCGAGAACATCGAGGGCCGTCAAATCCCCAACGACGACAACTTCGACCTCGGCCAGGTTCCGCTGCATACCGCGTTCGCACGGTCGTGCAACACCACGATGGGCCGACTCGCGGTGAACCTGCCGCCCGACGGCCTCACGAAGGCCGCCGCGCAACTGGGCCTCGGCATCGACTACACCGCACCGGGCATGACGACAGTCACCGGCAGGGTGCCCGTCGCCGACACGTCGGCGCTACGCGTCGAGGAAGGCATCGGGCAGGGCCAGGTCACCGCGTCGCCGTTCGGTATGGCGTTGGTGGCCGCCGCGCTGGCGCATGGTTCCGTGCCAGCGCCGGCCATTGTCGCGGGCCAGCCCGGGAAGCCGGACCACACGCCCGATCCGCTGCCGGCAAGCGTCGTTGGTCAAGTGAAATCCATGATGCGCGAGACGATTACAAGCGGCACCGCCACGCAGCTGCAGGACATCCCCGACATGCTCGGCAAGACAGGCACGGCCGAGTACATCGACAACACGCATGCCCACGGCTGGTTCGTCGGCATCGACGGCGACCTCGCGCTGGCGGTATTCATCAGCGACGCGGGCAGTTCCGGCCCGGCCGTGGACGCGGCAGGTCGGTTCCTGCGCACGCTGCATCCGTAA
- a CDS encoding exodeoxyribonuclease VII small subunit, whose translation MKPISQLGYEEARDELIDVVQQLEQGGLDLEASLKLWERGEELAKCCEAHLAGARKRVEDVLASRESDEA comes from the coding sequence ATGAAGCCTATTAGTCAGTTGGGGTACGAAGAAGCCCGCGACGAACTGATCGACGTCGTCCAGCAGCTCGAGCAGGGCGGACTGGACCTTGAAGCGTCGCTGAAACTGTGGGAGCGCGGCGAAGAGCTGGCTAAATGTTGCGAAGCGCACTTAGCTGGAGCACGCAAGCGGGTCGAGGACGTGCTGGCCTCCAGGGAGTCCGACGAAGCTTGA
- a CDS encoding alpha/beta fold hydrolase, with amino-acid sequence MPHSRFTTNGDTRIHYLDSGGEDQGAPIVFVPGMTDVAEDYMEILPLLGRRTVVVELRGHGRSDAPQSGYDLATLSADVGAVVDAVSHGPVHVMTFSRGTTYAIAWAVENPHRVASLAIGDYVPAEIVLPDEHVQRLLDGRWRGSPVRERLNYDAAVKTFRAAQGASYWEALSALQFPLLVVRSPNSPLVDDAAWARYHRLFPSAELHEFHDSPHDIFRPDRGRFPKLVRELTDR; translated from the coding sequence GTGCCGCATTCACGCTTTACCACCAACGGCGACACACGCATCCACTACCTCGACTCGGGCGGCGAGGATCAGGGCGCGCCCATCGTCTTCGTCCCCGGCATGACCGATGTCGCGGAGGACTACATGGAGATCCTGCCTCTGCTCGGGCGGCGGACGGTCGTGGTGGAGCTTCGAGGTCACGGCCGAAGCGACGCGCCGCAAAGCGGATACGACCTCGCCACGCTCAGCGCGGACGTCGGAGCGGTGGTCGATGCGGTCAGCCACGGGCCGGTGCACGTCATGACGTTCTCCCGTGGCACCACGTACGCGATCGCGTGGGCGGTGGAGAATCCCCACCGCGTGGCCTCGCTGGCGATCGGCGATTATGTGCCCGCCGAAATCGTGCTGCCCGACGAGCATGTTCAGCGCCTGCTGGACGGCCGGTGGCGCGGTTCGCCGGTGCGCGAGCGACTCAACTACGACGCGGCCGTCAAGACGTTCCGTGCGGCGCAGGGCGCGTCGTACTGGGAAGCGTTGTCGGCACTGCAGTTCCCTCTGCTGGTGGTGCGCAGCCCCAACAGCCCCTTGGTTGACGATGCAGCCTGGGCGCGCTATCACCGGCTGTTTCCCTCCGCGGAACTACACGAGTTCCACGACTCACCGCACGACATCTTTCGGCCAGACCGCGGCCGATTCCCGAAGTTGGTCCGAGAGCTCACAGATCGGTGA
- a CDS encoding lipid droplet-associated protein, with the protein MATAPYGVRLLVGAAVTALEETRKLPQTILMYPMTVASQVAHLVMKMQQDVADLVIKGDETLEQLFPPKDEQPEWATFDEDLEDGEPATPSVDGERLTEGRFALFTGGEPENAEAKTDNGTSSAKADTPDIVTELDYESLTLAQLRARLTSLRVADLEALLAYEDATKSRAPFQTLLSNRITRATAK; encoded by the coding sequence ATGGCAACTGCACCGTATGGGGTCCGCCTGCTGGTAGGTGCGGCGGTAACCGCACTCGAGGAAACCCGCAAGCTTCCGCAGACCATCCTGATGTATCCGATGACGGTCGCAAGCCAGGTTGCGCACCTCGTGATGAAGATGCAGCAGGACGTAGCCGACCTGGTCATCAAGGGCGACGAGACCCTTGAGCAGCTGTTCCCGCCGAAGGACGAGCAGCCGGAGTGGGCCACGTTCGACGAAGACCTCGAAGATGGCGAGCCGGCAACGCCAAGCGTCGACGGCGAACGGTTGACCGAGGGCCGCTTTGCGTTGTTCACCGGAGGCGAGCCGGAGAACGCCGAGGCCAAGACCGACAACGGAACGTCGTCGGCGAAAGCTGACACGCCCGACATCGTCACCGAGCTCGACTACGAGTCGCTCACGCTGGCCCAGCTGCGCGCCCGCCTGACGTCGCTGCGCGTCGCCGATCTCGAGGCGCTGCTGGCCTACGAGGACGCCACCAAGTCGCGCGCGCCGTTTCAGACCCTGCTGTCCAACAGGATCACCCGCGCGACCGCCAAGTGA
- a CDS encoding dsRBD fold-containing protein, translating to MYDKDLTNKWRVEIDFDEDETHTHATVHAQCGDGQTVTTLGDSYRNPKDSSAPMIGEEIAAARALIALGTELLHRASSQIEQVTHQPVHLYR from the coding sequence ATGTACGACAAGGATTTGACCAACAAGTGGCGCGTCGAGATCGACTTCGACGAGGACGAGACCCACACACATGCGACGGTGCACGCCCAGTGCGGCGACGGTCAGACCGTGACCACGCTGGGGGACTCTTACCGCAACCCGAAGGACAGTTCCGCGCCGATGATCGGCGAGGAGATCGCCGCGGCGCGCGCGCTCATCGCGCTGGGCACGGAGCTGCTGCATCGCGCGTCGTCGCAGATCGAGCAGGTCACGCACCAGCCGGTCCACCTGTATCGCTGA
- the xseA gene encoding exodeoxyribonuclease VII large subunit — MTAQEQPNSADNPYPVRTVAMMVKGWIDRLGTVWVEGQIAQMNVRPNSSTAYITLRDPAADMSLQITCPRELVHNAPVKLAEGTQVIMLGRPNFFVGRGTFSLRVNQIRAVGVGELLARIDRLRQLLHAEGLFDARLKRPLPFLPSTVGLITGRASAAERDVMTVATSRWPAVRFEVRNTVVQGPNAVPQIVEALTALDRDDDVDVIVLARGGGSVEDLLPFSDETLCRAIAACTTPVVSAVGHEPDNPLCDLVADLRAATPTDAAKRIVPDAAAEQALVTDLRRRCARALRNWVHREERAVSQLRSRPVLAQPLAALAARADEIHRAQACVRRDVNRLVAAESDRIGHLSARLTTLGPAATLDRGYAVVQTAAGTVLRTTADAPAGTRLRVRVADGAVTAVSEGKE, encoded by the coding sequence GTGACAGCGCAGGAGCAGCCCAACTCCGCGGACAATCCGTACCCGGTCCGCACCGTCGCGATGATGGTCAAAGGCTGGATCGACCGGTTGGGCACTGTCTGGGTCGAGGGTCAGATCGCGCAGATGAATGTCCGCCCGAACTCCAGCACCGCCTATATCACGCTGCGCGACCCCGCCGCTGACATGTCGCTACAGATCACCTGTCCGCGGGAGCTGGTGCACAATGCGCCGGTGAAGCTCGCCGAGGGCACGCAGGTGATCATGCTGGGCCGGCCGAACTTCTTCGTCGGCCGCGGCACATTCTCGTTGCGGGTCAACCAGATTCGTGCGGTCGGCGTTGGCGAGCTGCTTGCCCGCATCGACCGGCTGCGTCAACTTCTACATGCCGAGGGGCTGTTCGATGCCCGGCTCAAGCGGCCACTGCCGTTCCTGCCGTCGACCGTCGGGCTGATCACCGGTCGTGCATCCGCCGCCGAGCGTGACGTGATGACTGTCGCCACCAGCCGCTGGCCGGCGGTGCGATTCGAGGTGCGCAACACCGTCGTGCAGGGCCCGAACGCGGTGCCGCAGATCGTGGAGGCATTGACAGCACTGGACCGCGACGACGACGTCGACGTGATCGTGCTCGCCCGCGGCGGGGGCAGCGTCGAGGACCTGCTCCCGTTTTCCGACGAGACGCTGTGCCGCGCGATCGCGGCGTGCACCACACCGGTCGTCAGCGCCGTCGGCCACGAACCCGACAACCCGCTGTGCGATCTCGTCGCTGATCTCCGCGCAGCCACCCCGACAGATGCCGCCAAGCGGATCGTGCCCGACGCCGCGGCCGAGCAGGCTTTGGTTACGGATCTGCGGCGGCGCTGCGCGCGGGCGCTGCGTAACTGGGTGCACCGCGAAGAGCGTGCGGTTTCCCAGCTGCGCAGCAGGCCGGTGCTCGCCCAGCCGCTGGCCGCTCTCGCCGCGCGCGCCGACGAGATCCACCGCGCCCAGGCGTGCGTGCGTCGTGATGTCAACCGGCTGGTGGCCGCCGAATCCGACCGGATCGGCCATTTGTCGGCACGGCTCACCACACTGGGGCCGGCGGCCACGCTGGACCGCGGCTATGCCGTCGTGCAGACCGCTGCCGGCACGGTCCTGCGGACGACGGCCGACGCGCCCGCGGGCACGCGGCTACGGGTGCGGGTCGCCGATGGAGCAGTCACCGCCGTCAGCGAGGGCAAAGAATGA
- a CDS encoding arylsulfatase: MPNGKPNILVIWGDDIGISNLSCYSRGLMGYFTPNIDRIADEGMLFTDSYGEQSCTAGRSSFITGQSVYRTGMSKVGMPGVDVGLQKEDPTIAELLKPLGYATGQFGKNHLGDLNKYLPTAHGFDEFFGNLYHLNAEEEPENPDYPTEAEAPLLRRALLPRGVIHSWATDEDSGEVDERYGPVGKQRIEDTGPLTKKRMETIDDETTGACSDFIRRQHEAGTPFFVWMNMTHMHFRTHTKPESLGQAGRWQSPYHDTMIDHDRNVGQLLDLVDELGIAEDTIVIYSTDNGPHANSWPDGATTPFRSEKATNWEGAFRVPEMIRWPGKIKPRSVSNEIIQHHDWLPTFLAAAGDPGIIDKLKAGHTIGDITYQVHIDGYNLLPYLTGEVDKSPRRGMIYFSDDCDVLGIRAENWKVVFMEQRCRGTLQIWFEPFTPLRAPKLFNLRTDPYERADITSNTYWDWMIDRIYLVLFGSAIATQFLETFKEFPPRQEPSSFTINHAVEELNKFLASRGG; encoded by the coding sequence ATGCCGAACGGTAAGCCGAACATTCTGGTCATCTGGGGCGACGACATCGGCATCAGCAACCTGAGTTGCTACAGCCGCGGCTTGATGGGCTACTTCACCCCCAACATCGATCGCATCGCTGATGAGGGAATGCTGTTCACCGATTCCTATGGTGAGCAGAGCTGCACCGCAGGGCGGTCGTCGTTCATCACCGGGCAGAGCGTCTACCGCACCGGCATGAGCAAGGTGGGCATGCCCGGGGTCGACGTCGGGCTGCAGAAGGAGGACCCGACGATCGCCGAGTTGCTCAAACCGCTGGGTTACGCCACCGGCCAGTTCGGCAAGAACCACCTTGGCGACCTGAACAAGTATCTGCCGACCGCGCATGGGTTCGACGAGTTCTTCGGCAACCTCTATCACCTCAACGCCGAAGAAGAGCCCGAGAACCCCGATTACCCCACCGAGGCAGAAGCGCCGCTACTGCGTCGGGCGCTGCTGCCGCGTGGTGTCATCCACTCCTGGGCCACTGACGAGGACTCCGGCGAAGTCGATGAGCGATACGGACCGGTCGGCAAGCAGCGCATCGAGGACACCGGGCCGCTGACCAAGAAGCGGATGGAAACCATCGACGACGAAACCACCGGGGCGTGTAGCGATTTCATCCGGCGCCAGCATGAGGCCGGCACACCGTTCTTCGTCTGGATGAACATGACCCACATGCACTTCCGCACCCACACCAAGCCGGAGAGTCTGGGACAGGCGGGCCGTTGGCAGTCGCCGTACCACGACACCATGATCGACCACGACCGCAATGTCGGCCAACTGCTCGACCTCGTGGATGAGCTGGGTATTGCCGAGGACACCATCGTCATCTACAGCACCGACAACGGCCCGCACGCCAACAGCTGGCCGGATGGCGCCACGACGCCGTTCCGAAGCGAGAAGGCCACCAACTGGGAAGGGGCCTTCCGTGTTCCCGAGATGATCCGCTGGCCGGGAAAGATCAAGCCCCGCAGTGTCTCCAACGAGATCATCCAGCATCACGATTGGCTACCGACTTTCCTTGCCGCAGCAGGGGATCCGGGCATCATCGACAAGCTGAAGGCCGGTCACACCATCGGTGACATCACCTACCAGGTTCACATCGACGGGTACAACCTATTGCCCTATCTCACCGGTGAGGTGGACAAGAGCCCACGCCGCGGCATGATTTACTTCTCCGACGACTGTGACGTCTTGGGGATCAGGGCGGAGAACTGGAAGGTCGTTTTCATGGAGCAGCGTTGCCGGGGCACGCTGCAGATCTGGTTCGAGCCGTTCACGCCACTGCGGGCCCCGAAGTTGTTCAACCTGCGTACAGACCCGTACGAACGCGCCGACATCACGTCAAATACGTACTGGGACTGGATGATCGATCGTATCTACTTGGTCCTCTTCGGATCGGCGATCGCCACCCAGTTCCTCGAGACGTTCAAGGAGTTCCCGCCGCGCCAAGAGCCCTCGTCGTTCACCATCAACCACGCGGTAGAGGAGCTCAACAAGTTCCTCGCGTCGCGCGGCGGGTGA